Proteins encoded together in one Impatiens glandulifera chromosome 1, dImpGla2.1, whole genome shotgun sequence window:
- the LOC124932999 gene encoding mitogen-activated protein kinase kinase kinase 20-like: MAVKSAEYENSSSLLHERDILSKFKECSHIIRLYGYDFTVESTNFFTNIFLECASGGTLHDRIQSSKTSKYNGISEIEAKEYTLSILKGLRYIHESGYIHCDIKPENILMVDEKAKIGDFGMTIQPFNLPGMTLVEKDFILIPRSTSFIKLRLQMIHP, from the exons ATGGCAGTTAAATCCGCGGAGTACGAAAATTCATCATCTCTCCTACACGAAAGGGATATTCTCTCTAAATTTAAAGAATGCTCGCATATTATTCGTCTATATGGTTATGATTTCACCGTTGAAAGCacaaatttttttacaaatatcttCTTGGAGTGCGCCTCGGGCGGCACTTTGCACGACCGCATTCAATCATCAAAGACATCTAAATACAACGGAATCTCCGAAATTGAAGCAAAGGAATATACACTTTCCATTTTAAAGGGTCTGCGCTACATCCATGAGAGTGGATACATTCATTGTGATATAAAACCGGAAAACATATTAATGGTCGACGAGAAGGCCAAAATAGGAGACTTTGGTATGACTATTCAGCCATTCAATCTTCCAGGAATGACGCTAG TTGAAAAAGATTTCATCTTGATTCCGAGAAGTACAAGTTTCATTAAATTGCGGTTACAAATGATTCATCCTTAA